The Buchnera aphidicola (Hyalopterus amygdali) genome has a segment encoding these proteins:
- a CDS encoding riboflavin synthase subunit alpha, with translation MFTGIIHGLGQVISIDKKEKFHTYVLNFPYILLKYLKIGDSVAHNGCCLTVKNINNSYVFFDVMYITLKNTNLRTLKIGDYVNIERSLKYGDEMGGHIISGHIMNTVKIFKILKLDNNYILWCQLQDDHLSKYIFYKGFICLDGISLTVNDIFKNTFCVSIIPETLSSTTIGNKKIGDLVNIEIDFYTQIIVDTTERLIKNNISTLIK, from the coding sequence ATGTTCACAGGTATCATACATGGATTAGGACAAGTAATATCTATAGATAAGAAAGAAAAATTTCATACTTATGTTTTAAACTTTCCATATATTTTGTTAAAATATCTAAAGATAGGCGATTCAGTTGCGCATAATGGATGCTGTTTAACTGTAAAAAATATTAATAATTCTTATGTATTTTTTGATGTAATGTATATTACACTTAAAAATACTAATTTAAGAACTTTAAAGATAGGTGATTATGTTAATATTGAAAGATCATTAAAATATGGTGATGAAATGGGAGGTCATATCATTTCTGGTCATATTATGAATACAGTTAAAATTTTTAAAATATTAAAATTAGATAACAATTATATTTTGTGGTGTCAATTACAAGATGATCACTTATCAAAATATATTTTTTATAAAGGTTTTATTTGTCTTGATGGAATTAGTTTAACTGTGAATGATATTTTTAAAAATACATTTTGTGTTAGCATTATACCAGAAACTTTATCTTCGACTACTATAGGAAATAAAAAAATTGGAGATTTAGTTAATATTGAAATTGATTTTTATACTCAAATAATTGTAGATACCACAGAACGTTTAATCAAAAATAATATTTCTACGTTAATTAAATAA
- the rsxA gene encoding electron transport complex subunit RsxA, giving the protein MKSYFFLIISNILIDNFILVKFLGLCPFIGTSNQIERSFGMSLATTFVILISTILLWFINFFILLPLNLIYLRIIVYMLIISFGVQLLEIILRGISPFFYRLLGIFIPLITTNCAVLAIPLFSLYLHHTFLESICYGVSASLGFSLVMLIFSGIRERILLSDIPLVFQGAPIVLITASLMSIVFMGFRGLIKI; this is encoded by the coding sequence ATGAAAAGTTATTTTTTTTTGATTATATCAAATATATTAATTGATAATTTTATTTTAGTAAAATTTCTTGGCTTATGTCCTTTTATAGGTACATCTAACCAAATAGAAAGATCTTTTGGAATGAGTCTGGCGACTACTTTCGTTATTCTAATATCAACAATTTTACTATGGTTTATTAACTTTTTTATTTTGTTGCCACTTAACTTAATTTATTTAAGAATTATAGTATATATGTTAATTATTTCTTTTGGTGTACAATTGTTAGAAATTATTTTACGTGGTATAAGTCCCTTTTTTTATCGTTTGCTTGGTATTTTTATTCCATTAATTACAACTAATTGTGCTGTTTTAGCTATCCCATTATTTAGTCTTTATTTGCATCATACATTCTTAGAATCGATATGCTATGGAGTTAGTGCTTCTTTAGGATTTAGTTTAGTTATGCTAATATTTTCTGGTATTCGCGAGCGTATATTATTATCTGATATTCCTTTAGTATTTCAAGGAGCTCCAATTGTTCTTATTACTGCAAGTTTAATGTCCATTGTTTTTATGGGTTTTAGAGGTTTAATAAAAATATAA
- a CDS encoding RnfABCDGE type electron transport complex subunit B yields the protein MIIVLVFSFLSFLLGIILGYFKYIFPVNKNSVVVLVDNLLPQSQCAQCGYSGCLPYAEAIVNKNEKINKCIPGGKELILKISNLLNIEKIDKYLDNNIKLYNEKKKYTTVLIDEKNCVGCSKCAAFCPVDAIVGSPNFIHTVLQKFCTGCNICLLHCPTDCIKII from the coding sequence ATAATAATTGTTTTGGTTTTTTCTTTTTTGTCGTTCTTATTAGGTATAATATTAGGTTATTTTAAATATATTTTTCCAGTGAATAAAAATTCAGTTGTAGTTTTAGTAGATAATTTATTACCTCAAAGTCAATGTGCACAATGTGGTTATTCTGGATGTTTGCCTTACGCAGAAGCAATAGTCAATAAAAATGAAAAAATTAACAAATGTATTCCAGGAGGAAAAGAATTAATATTAAAAATTTCTAATTTGTTGAATATAGAAAAAATAGATAAATATTTAGATAACAATATAAAACTTTATAACGAAAAAAAAAAATATACAACTGTTTTGATTGATGAAAAAAATTGTGTTGGGTGTTCTAAATGTGCGGCTTTTTGTCCAGTAGATGCAATAGTTGGATCCCCTAATTTTATTCATACAGTATTACAAAAATTTTGTACTGGATGTAATATTTGTTTATTACACTGTCCAACAGATTGTATAAAAATAATTTAA
- the rsxC gene encoding electron transport complex subunit RsxC: protein MHFLFNIFFIKYYKKIKNFIKKKINKKKYNFSGGIKCVNLKNNPEEYFLNYFPNPKEFYIYIKYDHFKKNNLRVQVGQKVLCGQPLIFGSNKTVPVHSPTSGWIKNIDFDSNISNTNQKKIKIIILSDYLDNWIRLKTIKNYTKYSPTKLIKIIDQSGIIGLGGGGFSSAEKLRLSLNKVHTLIVNAVESDPCITADYCLIKNCIHEILIGCKIVAWISKVKCILIAIQEDKLELILKIQNLIKDISLFKICILKKKYPGGSSKILIKSLIGIDIPSGKHSLDLGYLIFNITTIYAIKRSIINGEPLIHRIITFHNEDKKVFSKNFFIKIGVPIDFILNYLKIDIKNKIIYSGGVFMKDIITNSDYSIQKNTNCIYIKKKDKKIIEYPCINCGYCVELCPVNLLPQEIFIYCKSSDSQKLKKLHFLDCIECKICEKVCPSNIPLVKYFIDQKKIESSINLEKKRKELFSYLFKKREKRLLSEKKIFSSENQLINIKKTNIYSEIKDLSKQSIINKKNIRKKMLKDAIKRAKIKNKILK from the coding sequence ATGCATTTTTTATTCAATATTTTTTTTATAAAATATTATAAAAAAATAAAAAATTTTATAAAAAAAAAAATAAATAAAAAAAAATATAATTTTAGCGGTGGAATAAAATGTGTGAATTTAAAAAATAATCCTGAAGAATATTTTTTAAATTATTTTCCTAATCCTAAAGAATTTTATATTTATATAAAATATGATCATTTTAAAAAAAATAATTTAAGAGTACAAGTCGGTCAAAAAGTGTTGTGTGGACAACCTTTAATTTTTGGTAGCAACAAAACAGTTCCTGTTCATTCACCTACTTCAGGTTGGATAAAAAATATAGATTTTGATTCAAATATATCTAATACTAATCAAAAAAAAATAAAAATTATAATTTTATCTGATTATTTAGATAATTGGATTAGATTAAAAACTATTAAGAATTATACAAAATATAGTCCTACAAAATTAATAAAAATTATTGATCAATCAGGAATTATTGGTCTCGGAGGAGGGGGATTTTCTTCTGCTGAAAAATTAAGATTAAGTCTTAATAAAGTACATACATTAATTGTAAATGCAGTTGAAAGTGATCCATGTATAACTGCTGACTATTGTCTTATAAAAAATTGTATTCACGAAATATTAATAGGATGTAAAATTGTAGCTTGGATATCCAAAGTCAAATGTATTTTAATTGCTATCCAAGAAGATAAATTAGAATTAATTTTAAAAATTCAAAATCTTATTAAAGATATATCATTATTTAAAATTTGTATTTTAAAAAAAAAATATCCTGGTGGAAGTAGCAAAATACTTATTAAATCTTTAATAGGAATAGACATTCCTTCGGGAAAACATTCTTTGGATCTAGGATATCTTATTTTTAATATAACTACTATATATGCTATTAAAAGATCTATTATTAATGGAGAACCATTAATTCATCGTATTATAACTTTTCACAATGAGGATAAAAAAGTTTTTTCCAAAAATTTTTTTATAAAAATAGGAGTTCCTATTGATTTTATTTTAAATTATTTAAAGATTGATATAAAAAATAAAATAATATATTCAGGAGGCGTTTTTATGAAGGATATCATTACTAATTCAGATTATTCAATACAAAAAAATACAAATTGTATTTATATAAAAAAAAAAGACAAAAAAATAATTGAATATCCATGTATTAACTGCGGTTATTGTGTAGAATTATGTCCAGTTAATTTGCTCCCCCAAGAAATTTTTATATATTGTAAAAGTAGTGATTCTCAAAAATTAAAAAAATTACATTTTTTAGATTGTATTGAATGTAAAATATGCGAAAAAGTTTGTCCTAGTAATATCCCGTTGGTTAAGTATTTTATAGATCAAAAAAAAATAGAAAGCAGTATCAATCTAGAGAAGAAACGAAAAGAATTATTTTCATATCTCTTTAAAAAAAGAGAAAAAAGATTATTAAGTGAAAAAAAAATTTTTTCTTCAGAAAATCAATTAATTAATATAAAAAAAACAAATATTTATTCCGAAATTAAAGATTTGTCAAAACAATCTATAATTAATAAAAAAAATATTAGAAAAAAGATGTTAAAAGACGCTATAAAACGTGCAAAAATAAAAAATAAAATTTTAAAATGA
- a CDS encoding RnfABCDGE type electron transport complex subunit D — MNLYISNTYSVKKIMILVILSCIPGILTEIYFFGYGVLIQILSIIIVSLFFEMIILIIRRKNIKNILFDYSSILTAVLLGSSIPCVLPWWMIIFGSFFSIIISKHLYGGLGQNIFNPAMIGYAILLISFPLYMSSWNEKKLSLSFYNDIKQSINLILYKKSLYDVNLKFHPDDFTSATPLSVFKVNSHFNYDESINKKIVLEKQKCISVAWNYINISFLLGGLFLLYKKIICWRIPFSFLFSLVFFSSLSFFCSKNISFSPLCHLFSGGTMICAFFIATDPVTTSATKIGKIIFGIIIGFLVWIIRNYSDYPDGIAFSVLFANMIVPLMDNYIKTSGYGHKNR, encoded by the coding sequence ATGAATCTTTATATATCTAATACATATAGCGTTAAAAAAATAATGATTTTAGTAATTTTATCCTGTATTCCAGGAATTTTAACTGAAATTTATTTTTTTGGATATGGGGTATTAATACAAATTTTATCAATTATAATTGTTTCTTTATTTTTTGAAATGATAATTTTAATAATTAGACGTAAAAATATTAAAAATATTTTATTTGATTATTCATCTATTTTAACTGCAGTTTTACTGGGATCTAGTATTCCTTGTGTGCTTCCTTGGTGGATGATAATTTTTGGTTCTTTTTTTTCTATTATTATTTCAAAACATTTATATGGTGGTTTAGGACAAAATATATTTAATCCAGCCATGATTGGTTATGCTATATTATTAATCTCGTTCCCCTTGTATATGTCTTCTTGGAATGAAAAAAAATTGTCTTTATCTTTTTATAACGATATAAAACAATCAATAAATTTAATTTTATATAAAAAAAGTCTGTATGATGTAAATTTAAAATTTCATCCTGATGATTTTACGTCAGCTACACCATTAAGTGTTTTTAAAGTGAATTCTCATTTTAATTATGACGAATCTATAAATAAAAAAATAGTTTTAGAAAAACAAAAATGTATTTCAGTCGCTTGGAATTATATAAATATTAGTTTTTTGCTGGGAGGTTTGTTTCTATTATATAAAAAAATTATTTGTTGGCGTATTCCATTTAGTTTTTTATTTAGTTTGGTATTTTTTTCAAGTTTAAGTTTTTTTTGTTCAAAAAATATTTCTTTTTCTCCCTTATGTCATCTTTTTTCAGGAGGAACAATGATATGTGCTTTTTTTATTGCTACAGATCCTGTTACTACTTCTGCTACGAAAATAGGAAAAATAATTTTTGGTATAATAATTGGTTTCTTAGTATGGATTATTCGAAATTATAGTGATTATCCAGATGGTATTGCATTCTCAGTATTATTTGCGAATATGATAGTTCCATTAATGGATAATTATATTAAAACATCTGGATATGGTCATAAAAATCGATGA
- the rsxG gene encoding electron transport complex subunit RsxG, with protein sequence MKFLKKIIINAFLMTLFSIFSLSSIMYINNITKKKIIDHKEKEKNILFKQIIPSNLYYNFKKKHFFVRNKLLGDQKNHNLWLFFKNKVAKAAIVETVAPDGYSGSIFILVAAYFNGKIIGVRVLSHKETPGIGDKIDISISNWITKFNNMNVVNLKDKSFLLKKYGGKIEQFTGASITPQSVANAVNRTVFFIKEIPLMFSLKK encoded by the coding sequence ATGAAGTTTTTAAAGAAAATAATAATAAATGCATTTTTAATGACTCTTTTTTCTATTTTTTCTCTATCTAGTATAATGTATATTAATAACATCACAAAAAAAAAAATAATAGATCACAAAGAGAAAGAAAAAAATATTCTTTTCAAACAAATTATCCCTTCTAATTTATATTATAATTTTAAAAAAAAACATTTTTTCGTGCGAAATAAATTATTAGGAGACCAAAAAAATCATAATTTGTGGTTATTTTTTAAAAATAAAGTAGCAAAAGCTGCTATTGTTGAAACTGTTGCACCTGATGGATATTCTGGATCTATTTTTATTTTAGTTGCAGCTTATTTCAATGGAAAAATTATTGGTGTACGAGTTTTATCTCACAAAGAAACTCCAGGTATTGGAGATAAAATTGATATTTCTATTTCTAATTGGATTACTAAATTTAATAATATGAATGTAGTTAATTTAAAAGATAAGAGTTTTTTATTAAAAAAATATGGAGGAAAAATTGAACAATTTACAGGAGCCAGTATTACACCTCAATCAGTTGCTAATGCTGTAAATAGAACAGTTTTTTTTATTAAGGAAATACCGTTAATGTTTTCATTAAAAAAATAA
- a CDS encoding electron transport complex subunit E: protein MKLKKFLQYRIWENNSSLVQLLGLCPVLAMTTNSVNAIGLGLTTTVILTITNVIISIFKLFIPKDIRIPIYMIVISSMVTCIEMLLHAYQFSLYQSLGVFIPLIVTNCIIVGRVDFIAYNSSIFISFLDGISIGIGSTLAMFVVGSIREILGNGTFLFGINKIFKFLNDLSCFTLIDKKYTIILAILPPGGFFILGFLIAFKNYLDLRKNKTNNENCLQSCKLKKFYE from the coding sequence ATGAAACTAAAAAAATTTTTACAATATAGAATATGGGAAAATAATTCTTCTTTAGTCCAACTTTTAGGTTTATGTCCAGTTTTAGCTATGACCACAAATTCTGTTAATGCTATAGGATTAGGATTAACAACTACCGTTATATTAACTATTACAAATGTTATTATTTCGATTTTTAAACTTTTTATACCTAAAGATATTCGAATTCCTATTTATATGATTGTTATTTCTTCAATGGTAACATGTATAGAAATGTTGTTACATGCTTATCAATTTAGTTTATATCAATCATTAGGTGTTTTTATTCCATTAATAGTAACGAATTGTATTATTGTTGGAAGAGTAGATTTTATTGCTTATAATAGTTCTATTTTTATTTCTTTTTTAGATGGCATATCAATAGGAATAGGATCAACATTGGCAATGTTTGTAGTTGGTTCTATACGTGAAATTTTAGGAAATGGAACTTTTTTGTTTGGTATAAATAAAATTTTTAAATTTTTAAATGATTTATCTTGTTTTACGCTAATAGATAAAAAATATACAATAATTTTAGCAATTTTGCCTCCAGGTGGTTTTTTTATATTAGGTTTTTTAATTGCTTTTAAAAATTATTTAGATTTAAGAAAAAATAAAACAAATAATGAAAATTGTTTACAATCTTGTAAATTAAAAAAATTTTATGAATAA
- the nth gene encoding endonuclease III yields MNKKKRYEILFLFFKNNPNPNTELIFSSAFELFIAVILSAQSTDIMVNKVTSILFKVANTPQDILNLGFDKLRHYIKSIGLNNRKASYIINSTLLIINKYKNQIPSDRCALESLPGVGRKTANILLNILFQKKTIAVDTHVFRVANRTGFAKGKNVIDVEKKMLKVVPSLFKKNIHFWFVLHGRYICTARQLKCKICLIKKLCEFNKKQ; encoded by the coding sequence ATGAATAAAAAAAAACGTTATGAAATTTTATTTTTATTTTTTAAAAATAATCCTAATCCTAATACAGAATTAATTTTTTCTTCCGCTTTTGAATTATTTATTGCGGTCATTTTATCTGCGCAATCTACTGATATAATGGTTAACAAAGTTACTAGTATTTTATTTAAAGTTGCGAATACTCCTCAAGATATCCTAAATTTAGGATTCGATAAATTAAGACACTATATTAAGAGTATCGGCTTAAATAATAGAAAAGCTTCTTATATTATAAATAGTACATTGTTAATTATAAATAAATATAAAAATCAAATTCCATCAGATCGTTGTGCATTAGAATCTTTGCCTGGAGTAGGTAGAAAAACAGCGAATATTCTCTTAAATATATTATTTCAAAAAAAAACGATCGCAGTGGATACTCATGTATTTAGAGTTGCTAATCGAACTGGATTTGCTAAAGGTAAAAACGTAATTGATGTTGAGAAAAAAATGTTAAAAGTTGTACCATCTCTTTTTAAGAAAAACATTCATTTTTGGTTTGTTTTACATGGTCGATATATTTGTACTGCACGTCAATTAAAATGTAAAATATGTTTAATAAAAAAATTATGTGAATTTAATAAAAAACAATAA
- the priA gene encoding primosomal protein N', protein MIIVKVVLPVPIRECFQYFMPKSMIPIIGGRVIVPFRSKDTIGIVMSFYNQKNTNEINLQFIKSSIDKKSIYNDVLLRVLTWLSKYYYIPIGNVLFSILPKYLRKIFLINNTNYNYSISLSEIKKKNTNKFNLIRIITKFCPIFFPNKHGIYNQDIEQFYLFNFYIIESISKKQFKKFFCYKNVFCIGFNHIIKKNFFLNKKIITPINKILIKNCFSSWLITKTSLLLKIKFYLGLIKEILKKNLQILILVPFIKDIYKILFFLKKYFNIRIDIIHPELNDEIYLKKWLRTKNGQNNIIIGTKNSIFFPFLRLGLIIIHEEHHLKYKNLDKYKYNVRDIAVLRAYKEKIPIILDSNTPSLKTLHNILHKKCSYINFVNKKKFIFLKNNIIDLKKEKIKFGLSWTLINEIFNNIKKNNSVLLIFNKFSFFLFGVVCSNCKWIAKCHICNNYLETKKYDNFLFCRNCIISLKKPYSCFICGFFSLKVFNFGLKTIKTSLKKIFYTIPLFFLFNIKNIETKQLKIKFFKFPNFSPCLIITTEKIVYNYYFPNVKFIALVNVDHYLFSFHFRAIEYFLQFYFNLINLIGKNEKLLKILIQTSFPNNKYLLELNNIDYFSFARNLFFARKKHFLPPWSIQATLYSESKIFEKSFIFLKFIRFILKKKSKKDNVFFWFFGPYPNFLSKNKKKYFYQLSIHCSSGLYLKNALQESLDIVQNFDISRNVKWFVDMDVN, encoded by the coding sequence GTGATTATTGTAAAAGTTGTTTTACCTGTTCCAATTAGAGAATGTTTTCAATATTTTATGCCTAAATCTATGATTCCTATTATTGGAGGACGTGTCATTGTTCCATTTCGTTCTAAAGATACAATAGGAATTGTAATGTCGTTTTATAATCAAAAAAATACAAATGAAATAAATTTACAATTTATTAAATCATCTATTGATAAAAAATCAATTTATAATGATGTTTTATTACGTGTTTTAACATGGTTAAGTAAATATTATTATATTCCTATAGGAAATGTTCTTTTTTCAATTTTGCCTAAATATTTAAGAAAAATATTTTTAATAAATAATACAAACTATAATTATTCTATATCGTTAAGTGAAATTAAAAAGAAGAATACCAATAAATTTAATTTAATAAGAATAATAACAAAATTTTGTCCTATATTTTTTCCAAATAAACATGGTATTTACAATCAAGATATAGAACAATTTTATTTGTTTAATTTTTATATAATAGAATCCATTTCTAAGAAGCAATTCAAAAAATTTTTTTGCTATAAAAATGTCTTCTGTATTGGGTTTAATCATATAATCAAAAAAAATTTTTTTTTAAATAAAAAAATTATCACCCCCATTAATAAAATTTTAATTAAAAATTGTTTTTCATCTTGGTTAATAACTAAAACTAGTTTGCTTTTAAAAATAAAATTTTATTTAGGATTAATTAAAGAAATTTTAAAAAAAAATTTACAAATTTTAATTTTGGTCCCCTTTATTAAGGATATATATAAAATATTATTTTTTTTAAAAAAATATTTTAATATACGTATTGATATTATTCATCCTGAATTAAATGATGAAATATATTTAAAAAAATGGTTGCGAACAAAAAATGGTCAAAATAACATTATCATAGGAACAAAAAATAGTATTTTTTTTCCATTTTTAAGATTAGGATTGATTATTATTCATGAAGAACATCACTTAAAGTATAAAAATTTAGATAAATATAAATATAACGTTAGAGATATAGCAGTATTAAGAGCCTATAAAGAAAAAATTCCAATAATTTTAGATTCTAATACCCCCTCTTTAAAAACATTGCATAATATTTTACATAAAAAATGTTCTTATATTAATTTTGTTAACAAGAAAAAATTTATTTTTTTAAAAAATAATATTATTGATTTAAAAAAAGAGAAAATAAAGTTTGGTTTATCTTGGACTTTAATTAACGAAATTTTTAATAATATAAAAAAAAATAATTCAGTATTATTAATTTTTAATAAATTTAGTTTTTTTTTATTTGGTGTAGTATGCAGTAATTGCAAATGGATAGCAAAATGTCATATTTGTAACAACTACCTAGAAACAAAAAAGTATGACAATTTTTTATTTTGTCGAAATTGTATTATTAGTTTAAAAAAACCATATTCTTGTTTTATTTGTGGATTTTTTTCTTTAAAAGTATTTAATTTTGGTCTAAAAACAATAAAAACTAGCTTAAAAAAAATTTTTTATACTATACCATTGTTTTTTTTATTTAATATTAAAAATATTGAAACAAAACAATTAAAAATAAAATTTTTTAAATTTCCTAATTTCTCACCCTGTCTGATTATTACTACTGAGAAAATTGTTTATAATTATTACTTTCCTAATGTAAAATTTATCGCTTTAGTAAATGTTGATCATTATTTGTTCTCATTTCATTTCCGTGCTATAGAATACTTTTTACAGTTTTATTTTAATTTAATTAATTTAATTGGAAAAAATGAAAAACTATTAAAAATATTAATACAAACATCTTTTCCTAATAATAAATATTTATTAGAATTAAATAATATTGATTACTTTTCATTTGCACGTAATCTTTTCTTTGCAAGAAAAAAACATTTTTTACCTCCTTGGAGTATTCAAGCAACTCTTTATTCTGAAAGTAAAATTTTTGAAAAAAGTTTTATTTTTTTAAAATTTATACGTTTTATTTTAAAGAAAAAATCTAAAAAAGATAATGTTTTTTTTTGGTTTTTTGGACCATATCCAAATTTTTTATCAAAAAATAAAAAAAAATATTTTTATCAGTTATCAATACATTGTTCTTCAGGTCTTTATCTGAAAAATGCACTTCAAGAATCACTTGATATTGTTCAAAATTTTGATATATCAAGAAATGTTAAATGGTTTGTAGATATGGATGTGAACTAA